The stretch of DNA GGCGTCGTGCGCTACGTCGAAGAGTCCGACGACGGACTCGGCGTGCACGTGATCGTCGACCATCAGATCAACGGCCGGCTCGTCTCCTCCGTCTACTGCCACATGGAGTTCGGTTCCGTCGCCGTCTCGGTGGGCGAACCCGTGCGGGTCGGCCAGCTGGTCGGCATCGTCGGCGACACCGGGTTCGCCTTCGGCCCGCACCTCCATTTCGAGATCCGACTCGACGGCACCGAGAACGTCGACCCAGTGGCGTGGCTCACCGAGAACGCCGGCTGAGCCGCAGCTCCCGGCCCTCTCGCGGTGGCGGCTTGATCAGCTAGCGCGGAGCCAGACCGTCGTCTCGGGAGGCAGCGTCGCGCCGTCGAGCGGCTCGCTCGCGAGGATCACGTCTTCGACCGGAAGCTCGACGGGGACAGTGCCCAGGTTCGCGACGACCGTGACGCCCGCGTTGTCATAGGCGACGACATCGGGCCCGAACTCGTGGCGCCAGGTGAGGTGGCCGGTGCCGAGCGCGGCGGCATCGCGTTCGGTCAAAGCGGTGCGGTAGAGCTCCAGCGTCGACCCCGCTCGGCCCCGCTGACGGTCGCGCGCGAAGTCGGCCCATTCGGCGGGCTGGGGGAGCCAGCTCGCTCCGGTCGTGTTGAACCCATACGCGGGGGCGCTCGCCTCCCACGGGATGGGGACGCGGCAGCCGTCGCGGCCGTACTTCTCGCCGTTCGTGCGGAAGAAGGTGGGGTCCTGACGCGCCTCGTCGGGGAGGTTCACGGCCTCGGGCAGCCCGAGCTCCTCGCCCTGGTACAGGTACGCACTTCCGGGCAGCCCCAGCATCAGCATGGTCGCGGCGCGGGCCCGGCGGAGGCCGAGTTCGACGATCGGCTGTCCGGCACTGTTCGGGCCGACTCCCGCGCCCTGCGGATTCGGGGCGGTGAGGGCGAGCCGGGTGGCGTGCCGGACGACGTCGTGGTTCGACAGCACCCAGGTGCTCGGGGCGCCGACCGAGGCGAATGCGTCGATCGAGTCGGTGATGACCTTCCGCAGTGCGGGAGCCGACCACTCGGTCTCGAGGTAGGTGAAGTTGAAGGCCTGATCCATCTCGTCGGGCCGCACCCAGAGCGCGAGCTTCGAGAGCGGGTCGACCCAGGCTTCCGCGCAGAGCACCCGGTCGCCCTCGTACTCGTCGAGCACGCGCCGCCAGTCGCGGAAGATCTGGTGCACGCCTTCTTGGGCCCAGTAGGGAGGGCTCGAGGGCGTGCTGTCCTCGATCTCGGGCGAGAGCGCGACGCCGCCGGCGCCGCCCATCGATCCGGCGCCTTCCTCAGCCCTCCAGTCGGGCAGCCCGTCGGCTTTCACCATGCCGTGCGCGACGTCGACCCGGAACCCGTCGACGCCGCGGTCGAGCCAGAAGCGAAGTACGTCGATGAAGCGCTCGTGCACCCACGGGTTGTTCCAGTCGAAGTCGGGCTGCGACTTGTCGAACAGGTGCAGGTACCACTGACCCGGTGTTCCGTCGGTCCGGGTGGTGCGGGTCCAGGCGTCACCGCCGAAGACCGACTCCCAGTTGTTCGGGGGCAGGTCGCCGTCGGGCCCGCGACCGTCGCGGAAGATGTAGCGCGCCCGCTCGGGGCTGCCCTCGGGGGCGGCGAGGGCTTCCTGGAACCACACGTGCTGGTCGGAGCTGTGGTTGGGGACGAGGTCGACGATGACTTTGAGCTCGAGCTCGTGTGCCTTGTGGAGGAGTGCGTCGAAGTCGTCGAGCGTGCCGAAGAGGGGGTCGATGTCGCAGTAGTCGGCCACGTCGTAGCCGGCGTCGTTCTGCGGCGACCGGTAGAAGGGCGAGAGCCAGATCGCGTCGATGCCGAGGTCGGCGAGGGAGTCGAGGCGTGCCGTGATGCCGGGGAGGTCGCCGACGCCGTCACCGTCGGAGTCCGCGAACGACCGGGGGTAGATCTGGTAGATGACGGCGGAGCGCCACCACTCGTCGGCGAGCCCCGTCGAGGAGAGGGCGACGTCGGTGTCCAGGGAGCCGTCTTCGGCGGTGCGGGTGGGCTCGATGGGCGCGTTGTCGATCGTCACCCAGACACCCTAACCAGCGGGATCGGGCCTTTCGGGTGCGTGCGGTGTGAGGGCTTACAAGATGTGGTCCCAGGGGATGCTACGATCTTCCGGTGCCGAAAACGGCCGGCCTCGGCCGCGCCGCATCGGCTACGCCCCGATAGCTCAGTGGTAGAGCACTTCCATGGTAAGGAAGGGGTCGTCAGTTCAATCCTGACTCGGGGCTCTGGTTCGCTCGGTTCGCCGGGCTGGCCTCGCGGCGGGGTAGCTCAGGTGGTTAGAGCACACGGCTCATAATCGTGGTGTCGCGGGTTCGAGTCCCGCCCTCGCTACAGACGACGAAGGCCCCGCTCCGGCGGGGCTTTCGTCGTCTGTAGCGAGTAAACCCACGCGGCCGGTACCAGCGCGACGCGAAGCAGCGTGATGGCCGAGCCACGGGGACGGATCGAGAAGTCGCTCCCACGGTGGGCACACACGGCCCGTGGCCGACTGCTTAGCTTGCGCCCATGAAATCTTCCGTCGCCGTCCTCGGGTTGGGGCGTATGGGGCTGCCGGTGGCGTCTCGCTTGCGGGATGCCGGTCGCGAAGTGGTGGTCTTCGATGTCGATCCGTCCCGGGCGGCGGCGGCTCGCGCCGCCGGGCTCCCGGTGGCGACGGATGCGGTGACGCAGGCGGCCGAGGTCGACGTCCTCCTCACGGTCCTGCCCGGGCCCGGCGAATGCGAGGCGGCGATGCTCGGCGGAGTGCTCGACGCGATGCGTCCGGGCTCCCTGTGGCTCGACCTCACCAGCAATTCGCCGTCGGTCGCGGAGCGGATCGCACGGGCCGCCGCGGATCGCGGGGTCGCCGCCGTCGCGGCTCCCATGCTCGGCGGCCCGGACGATGCGGAGCGGGGGAGCCTCGGCTTCTATCTCGCGGGCGAGGCGGCCGCGCTCGACGTGGCGACGCCGATCCTGCACGACCTCGGCGACGAAAGTCGCCTCCTCCGCGCGGGCGACCGGGTGGCTCAGGCGCACGTCGCGAAGCTGGCGGTCAACGGCCTATGGTTCAGTCAGGTCGTCGCGGTCACCGAGATGCTGCTGCTGGCGCAAGCCCACGGGCTCTCGGCCGAGACGTTTCAGCACATCCTCGAATCGAGCCCCGCTCGGAGCGAGTTCACCGAGGCCTATCTCCCGCGTCTGATCTCGGGCGACTACATCGACTCGTTCGGCGTCGACCGCGTGGTCGAGGAGCTCGACGAGGTGGTCCGACTCGCTGCCGCCGCCGGGACGCCGTCCGCATCGATCGACGCCGTGACCACGGTGCACGCGGACGCGCTCGCGCGTTACGGCCCGATCGGCGGCGAGATGCTCGCGGCGCGGCATCTTCGAGAATCGGCAGCTGCCGATTCGCAGGCGGTCACAACCGCCAGCTGAGCGAGTTGAACGCGTCGCTCGAGAGCCCCAGGTCGAAGTAGCAGGCGGCAATCTCGGCGCGTGCGGCGTCGGGGTCGACGCCGTCGCGGACCAGGATCACGCTGCCCGGGTCGGTGAGCAGGCTCCCCGGATTGCGCACCGCGGTGATCCGTCCGTCGAGGGTCTGCCGCAACTCCCACACGATCCGGGTCGCCACGAAGGCGAAGATCTGCGGTGAGAGAGGCCGCCGGCGTCGATGCGACGGATGAACGCGAGCACGGCCGGCGAAGGAACGGCGGCGCCCGCCCGCGACGTAGTCCACTCGATATCGGGCGTAGCCGCCGATCGCAGGCTCATAGTCGATGGCGGCCGACGTGATGCTCGGCCGGCGGTCGAACAGCCCCTCACTGGTGCCGACCATGATCCAGCGTCCCGCCATCTCCGCGCTCACGACGACGCGCGCTCGGGCGACGGACTCGGCGGACATCACGGCTCCAGAGGGGGTTGGAAGACGCGAGCGTACCAACCGCGGCGGCGCCGGGTCCGGCCCCCGTTGTGGGTTCTAGCGACCGAACGAACCGGTGCCCTCGGAGCCGACCGCGATGCGCTCCCGCACCAGGCGACCGCCGACGCGCAGCTCGAGGTCGACCGTGAAGTCGGTTCCCGACGGGATCCAGTCGACGGCGGCGGGCTCGAAGACGGCCTTTGCGCGCCAGACCCCGTGCCGCAGAGTGCGGCGCACCGTCGCGGGGCGCCGCAGCTCGACCGACAGCGGTGTTCCGTGCACCGCGATCGCCGCGTCGAGCGCACCCGGCTCGGTGTCGACGCCCGACAGGCGGAAGTCCGCGGAGACGGTGAGGCCGTCGCGTCCGCGAGAGGCGGTGCCGCCCCGCGGTGCGATGGTGACGGCGCGCCCCCGTGGGCGGCGGGCTGCGGCCCGGGTGAGGACGTCGGCCCAGCGACGGGTGACGGCCTGGTCGGTGAATCGGGCCGCGGTCTCCATCGCCGCCACGCGCATCGGCTCCAGTTCCGCGGCCGGAGTGCTCGCGATGCGGGCGAGTGCGTCCGCGAGGGACTCGAAGTCGCCCAGGGGGATGAGTACGCCGTTGACGCCGTCGTCGATGATGTCGGCGGGACCGTACGGCATGTCGTAGCTGATCGGGATCGACCCGCGCGACATCCCCTCCGCGAGGACGAGGGGGAACCCCTCGCTGGTGCTCGTCAGGGTGAAGAACGACGCGTCGGCGAAGTGCTCGACGGCGCCGCGCTCGAAGCCGTGCAGCACGACGGCGTCGCCGAGGGCGTGCTCCGCCACGAGGGCGTCGAGGGCGGAGCGTTCGGGTCCGTCACCGTAGACGTCGAGTCGCACGTCGGCGCCGGCGGACCGGGCGCGCCCCACTGCGAGCAGCGCGTGATCGACGCGTTTGCGTGCCTCGAGCCCGGCGATGCTGACGCCGGCGCGCGGATCGCGGTCGAGGGCGGGCGTGCGGGAGGGCAGCGCCGTCGCATTGGGCACCACGTCGAGCCGCTCGCCGAGGCGGATGAGCGAGTCCACGTCGTCGCGCTGCCGGTCGGAGAGGAGTACCACCGACTCGAAGTCGGCGGCCGACGCGACGGCCTCGCGACGGGACGGCTTCACCGCACCCCAGGGGCGGGCATCCGTCGCTAGGTGGGAGTTGTGCACGAGGTGCACGCGGGTGGCCCTCGGGTTGCCGTAGCCGGCGAGCGTGGGAGCGGAGGTCTTGCTGTCGACGATGAAGAACGCGTCGTCGTCCCCCGTGAGCAGGTCGAGCCAGGCATGGTAGAACGGCCGCGCCCGGGTGAAGCCCACGACCGGTTCGCCGGCCGCATCGCACAACACGATCGAGCGACCGCCGACGGTTCCGCGCTGCGCGACGTCGCGCCGATCGCTCACGGCCACCGTGCCATTGGGGCGGAAACGGTCGGTCTGCAGCAGCTCGCCGGTGTCGGAGAAGCGGCGGCGGGTGCGGCCCTCGCCGCCGGCCAGCGGGTCGAACGCGTCGAGCGCCTTCCGCTTGCCGCCGCGGAGCTCCGGGAGAGAGCCGGTGCGGCGCTCGAGGTCGTCCCAGAGGTTGCGCACCTCGACTCCGTCGCCGAGGCGACCGTCGGCGGTGAGGGTGGCGATGATCTCGTCGTAGTCGTCGCGGGCGTCGAAGGTGAGCACCTCGACCGGTCGTCCCGCCAGCTGCGCGAACGCGCGGGATCGCCGGAGCATCGCGGCGGTCATCCCGCCGTATTGCGTGGTCAGGCCCCAGGTGACCGCGAACTGACGCCCTTCGGGGAAGGCGATGGCAGGGCGGTCGGAGGCGGCGGTCACGCCTTTCACGTTAGGCCCGCCGAGCTGAACCCGCGCCCATCTCGGCGAAGCGCCGGGTCAGCACCGCGAGGGTGCGCGCATCGCTGTCGACCGCTCCGCCCTCGTGGTTGTTGAAGGGCCACACGTCGATCTCTTTCGGGCCCGCGTAGGCGTTGAACGCGGCGAACACCGTCGACGGCTTGCACGTCTCGTCCATCAGCGCCGCCGAGAACCACGCGGGAGCGTTCGCGCGGGCGGCGAAGTTCACGCCGTCGAAGTACGACAGGGTGCCCTGCACCTGATCGACCTGCTCGCGGTGGACGGCGAGATACCGGACGATCTCGCGGTACGGGTCGTTGTCGTGGATGGTGATGGCGCGGGGGAAGTCGCAGAGGAACGGCACGTACGGCACCACCGCGGCGAGGTCGTCGACGAGGCCGCCGACGGCGAGGGACAGGCCCCCGCCCTGGCTGCCGCCGTGCACGGCCACGCGTGTCGCGTCGATCTCGGGCAGCGTGCGGACCGCGTCCACCGCGCGGACTGCGTCCGTGATGAGTCGCCGGTAGTAGTAGGTCTCCTTCGAGGTGATGCCGCGCGTCATGAATCCGGGGATCTGCGGCCCCGCGCCCGCCTCGTCGGGGGTGTCGCCCGCCGACCAGAAGGACCCCTGCCCGCGTGTGTCCATGAGGAGGTGCGCGAAACCTGCGGACGCCCACAGCAGGTTCTCGATCGACCGGCCGCGACCGCCGCCGTAGCCGACGTACTGCACCACCGCAGGCAGCGGGCCCGATCGCTCGCGCGGCATCCGCAGCCACCCCCGCACCGGCTGCCCCGCGTACCCCGGGAACGCCACATCGAAGACGTCGACGGTGACGAGTCCGGTGTCGACAGGGACCACCGAGACCGTGCCGCTCGCGGCCCTGCTCTCCTGGAGGGTCGACTCCCAGAAGGAGTCGAAGTCGTCGGGGGCGGTCTGACTGCTGCGGTACTCGCGGAGCTGCGGCTCCGGCATGTCGACGTACATCCGATCCTCTCGTTGCCGCCCGACGGGGCGTCGGTGTCGTGTTCTTCCGATGCTCATCATGGCCACAGCGGGCTCCTCGGTCCACACGCGGCCTGCCGCGCCGCAACGCTTCGTAGACTGGCCCGGTGCCAGTGAATGCCGAGATCCAGGGGCGGTCGTATCCGCCGACCCCGCCCTACCTCGTCGGACGCGAGAAGATCCGCGAGTTCGCGCGCGCCGTGCTCGCGACCGATCCGATCTCCTTCGACCTCGACGCCGCCCGCGCGGCCGGATTCGAGGACCTCGTCGCGCCGCCCACCTTCGGTGTGGTCGTGCAGGAGCAGGCCCTCGCCCAGCTCCTCGCCGACGAGGACGCCGGCATCGACTTCTCGCGCGTGGTGCACGGCGACCAGCGCTTCACCTTCACGCGGCCGATCGTCGCGGGCGACGAGCTCTCCGCCGTCCTCACGGTCACGAGCGTCAAAACACTCGGAGGCAACTCGATGGTGACCGCGGAGACCGCACTGACCGACGCCGGTGGCGACCACGTCGTGACCGCCACCTCCTCCCTCGTCGTCAGGGGCGACGAATGAGCCGCGCCCTCGCCGACCTGACCGTCGGTGACGTCATCGCCGAGCGCGAACTCTCCGTCACGCGGGACACGCTCGTCCGCTATGCCGGCGCCTCGGGGGACTTCAACCCCATCCACTACCGCGACGACGTCGCCGCCGAGGTCGGGCTGCCCGGCGTGCTCGCGCACGGAATGCTGACCATGGGCGCCGCCGTCCAGGTCGTCGTCGACTGGATCGGTGGAGCACACCTCGTCCGCGACTACCAGGTGCGCTTCACACGACCCGTCGTGGTCGACCCCGCCGACGGCGCCGTCATCGGCATCACGGCGAAGATCGGCGCGATCGACGCCGAGGCCCGCGCCGCACGAGTCGACCTCACCGTCACCTACGCCGGAAGCACCGTCCTCGGCAAGGCCCAGGCCGTCACGGTCGTGGAGTGACCTCCGTGACCACGCTGCCGTTGGCCGACCTCACGACCATGCGGGTCGGCGGGCCGGCCGACGTCATCGACGCCGGCTCCGAGACCGAGATCGTCGACGCCGCTCTCGGTCTCTGGGCGGACGATGAGGAGTGGATGGTGCTCGGCGGAGGATCGAACACGATCGCCGCCGATGACGGATTCGAGGGCACGGTCCTCCGCACGGTCTCGCGCGGCATCGAGGTGCTGCCCGAGAGCACCCGGACCTCGAGCATCCCCCTGGTCGCGCACCAGGACACCGCACGGGCCGATCGGGAGCGTTCGCCCGAGACACCGCGCGTGCGGATCCGCGTGCAGGCCGGCCACCCGTGGGACGAGCTCGTCGCCGAGACGGTGG from Herbiconiux sp. L3-i23 encodes:
- a CDS encoding acetylxylan esterase; translation: MYVDMPEPQLREYRSSQTAPDDFDSFWESTLQESRAASGTVSVVPVDTGLVTVDVFDVAFPGYAGQPVRGWLRMPRERSGPLPAVVQYVGYGGGRGRSIENLLWASAGFAHLLMDTRGQGSFWSAGDTPDEAGAGPQIPGFMTRGITSKETYYYRRLITDAVRAVDAVRTLPEIDATRVAVHGGSQGGGLSLAVGGLVDDLAAVVPYVPFLCDFPRAITIHDNDPYREIVRYLAVHREQVDQVQGTLSYFDGVNFAARANAPAWFSAALMDETCKPSTVFAAFNAYAGPKEIDVWPFNNHEGGAVDSDARTLAVLTRRFAEMGAGSARRA
- a CDS encoding MaoC/PaaZ C-terminal domain-containing protein, giving the protein MSRALADLTVGDVIAERELSVTRDTLVRYAGASGDFNPIHYRDDVAAEVGLPGVLAHGMLTMGAAVQVVVDWIGGAHLVRDYQVRFTRPVVVDPADGAVIGITAKIGAIDAEARAARVDLTVTYAGSTVLGKAQAVTVVE
- a CDS encoding glycoside hydrolase family 13 protein, with the translated sequence MDTDVALSSTGLADEWWRSAVIYQIYPRSFADSDGDGVGDLPGITARLDSLADLGIDAIWLSPFYRSPQNDAGYDVADYCDIDPLFGTLDDFDALLHKAHELELKVIVDLVPNHSSDQHVWFQEALAAPEGSPERARYIFRDGRGPDGDLPPNNWESVFGGDAWTRTTRTDGTPGQWYLHLFDKSQPDFDWNNPWVHERFIDVLRFWLDRGVDGFRVDVAHGMVKADGLPDWRAEEGAGSMGGAGGVALSPEIEDSTPSSPPYWAQEGVHQIFRDWRRVLDEYEGDRVLCAEAWVDPLSKLALWVRPDEMDQAFNFTYLETEWSAPALRKVITDSIDAFASVGAPSTWVLSNHDVVRHATRLALTAPNPQGAGVGPNSAGQPIVELGLRRARAATMLMLGLPGSAYLYQGEELGLPEAVNLPDEARQDPTFFRTNGEKYGRDGCRVPIPWEASAPAYGFNTTGASWLPQPAEWADFARDRQRGRAGSTLELYRTALTERDAAALGTGHLTWRHEFGPDVVAYDNAGVTVVANLGTVPVELPVEDVILASEPLDGATLPPETTVWLRAS
- a CDS encoding glycosyltransferase; its protein translation is MTAASDRPAIAFPEGRQFAVTWGLTTQYGGMTAAMLRRSRAFAQLAGRPVEVLTFDARDDYDEIIATLTADGRLGDGVEVRNLWDDLERRTGSLPELRGGKRKALDAFDPLAGGEGRTRRRFSDTGELLQTDRFRPNGTVAVSDRRDVAQRGTVGGRSIVLCDAAGEPVVGFTRARPFYHAWLDLLTGDDDAFFIVDSKTSAPTLAGYGNPRATRVHLVHNSHLATDARPWGAVKPSRREAVASAADFESVVLLSDRQRDDVDSLIRLGERLDVVPNATALPSRTPALDRDPRAGVSIAGLEARKRVDHALLAVGRARSAGADVRLDVYGDGPERSALDALVAEHALGDAVVLHGFERGAVEHFADASFFTLTSTSEGFPLVLAEGMSRGSIPISYDMPYGPADIIDDGVNGVLIPLGDFESLADALARIASTPAAELEPMRVAAMETAARFTDQAVTRRWADVLTRAAARRPRGRAVTIAPRGGTASRGRDGLTVSADFRLSGVDTEPGALDAAIAVHGTPLSVELRRPATVRRTLRHGVWRAKAVFEPAAVDWIPSGTDFTVDLELRVGGRLVRERIAVGSEGTGSFGR
- a CDS encoding MaoC family dehydratase N-terminal domain-containing protein, translated to MPVNAEIQGRSYPPTPPYLVGREKIREFARAVLATDPISFDLDAARAAGFEDLVAPPTFGVVVQEQALAQLLADEDAGIDFSRVVHGDQRFTFTRPIVAGDELSAVLTVTSVKTLGGNSMVTAETALTDAGGDHVVTATSSLVVRGDE
- a CDS encoding NAD(P)-dependent oxidoreductase produces the protein MKSSVAVLGLGRMGLPVASRLRDAGREVVVFDVDPSRAAAARAAGLPVATDAVTQAAEVDVLLTVLPGPGECEAAMLGGVLDAMRPGSLWLDLTSNSPSVAERIARAAADRGVAAVAAPMLGGPDDAERGSLGFYLAGEAAALDVATPILHDLGDESRLLRAGDRVAQAHVAKLAVNGLWFSQVVAVTEMLLLAQAHGLSAETFQHILESSPARSEFTEAYLPRLISGDYIDSFGVDRVVEELDEVVRLAAAAGTPSASIDAVTTVHADALARYGPIGGEMLAARHLRESAAADSQAVTTAS